A portion of the Hoplias malabaricus isolate fHopMal1 chromosome 1, fHopMal1.hap1, whole genome shotgun sequence genome contains these proteins:
- the LOC136664411 gene encoding odorant receptor 131-2-like: MPNLTEFQGNATSSKNLSIIVKVCVVIPFFCIFLYCILLMLHTFASHKQFFDSSRYILFAYMLVNDTLQLLTSVLLFLFVMGSVNFAIVFCAPLLFLSTATFQNSPLILAAMSLERYVAIFYPLHRPISWRPERIWVIILSLWLISCVLPTVDFILMRLKADVDVLSTPVLCKTAVLNSSPIQTLFKVAMNGLFFAVVAVVIFFTYIRIFLETHKMRQDRASVSKALHTVVLHGFQLLLSMMAFTFPVTESLIVLHVSWLQEHIPFINYFCFVLLPRFLSPLIYGLRDESLKAHMKRAMPCCKSQIDLHKASKTMK; the protein is encoded by the coding sequence ATGCCAAACCTGACGGAATTTCAAGGCAATGCAACCTCCAGCAAAAATTTGTCCATCATTGTGAAGGTATGTGTGGTCATACCATTCTTCTGCATCTTCCTCTACTGTATTCTCCTGATGCTGCACACCTTCGCCTCACACAAGCAGTTCTTCGACAGCTCCCGCTACATCCTGTTTGCCTACATGCTGGTCAATGACACCCTGCAGCTGCTGACATCTGTGCTGCTCTTCCTCTTTGTGATGGGCAGTGTTAACTTCGCCATTGTTTTCTGCGCCCCTCTCCTCTTCTTGTCCACTGCCACCTTCCAGAACAGCCCGCTCATCCTGGCCGCCATGTCCCTGGAGCGCTATGTGGCCATCTTCTATCCTCTGCATCGTCCAATCTCCTGGAGGCCAGAGAGGATTTGGGTGATCATCCTGAGCTTGTGGCTCATCAGTTGTGTCCTGCCCACGGTGGATTTCATCCTGATGCGGCTGAAGGCCGACGTGGACGTCTTGTCTACTCCAGTGCTTTGCAAGACTGCAGTCCTTAATTCCTCACCCATTCAGACTCTGTTCAAAGTGGCCATGAACGGACTCTTCTTCGCCGTGGTGGCAGTTGTCATTTTCTTCACGTATATCCGCATTTTTTTGGAGACCCACAAGATGCGGCAGGACCGTGCATCTGTCAGCAAAGCCCTGCACACGGTGGTTCTCCATGGCTTCCAGCTGCTGCTAAGCATGATGGCTTTCACCTTTCCCGTTACAGAGAGCCTGATAGTGCTGCATGTCTCCTGGTTGCAGGAGCATATTCCTTTTATCAActacttttgttttgttctccTGCCACGCTTCCTTAGCCCCCTTATTTATGGCCTGAGGGATGAGAGCCTGAAGGCCCACATGAAAAGAGCCATGCCTTGCTGCAAGTCTCAAATAGATCTACACAAGGCCTCCAAGACTATGAAATGA
- the p4ha3 gene encoding prolyl 4-hydroxylase subunit alpha-3: protein MLAVFGSRLFSLCFVFIVAQESLGEMYTSMLSVKQAILSERKLIGYLRTYLDHETERLEDIRRFYLKVSAFHSERHNKLAPAIANPLMAFTLIKRLQSEWMNLVYSNEADENLEGLRFGYILTESSLPKLEDLQGAAQGLMRIQDVYDLKVEGLVRGLFQRVSNGNTIDIYTPTLSTPLSGDDCFLVGKVAYEVEDYYHSVQWLEEAVRLFRSVNWSPENEGTLEDALDHLAFSHFKTGNISSALSLSLELLRHDPSNKRVLRNVEKYEKLMVENPPILSSGSVLKRPSSNYLRTRETYEKLCQTQGLQPKLYENPGLFCDYFTNGNPGLLLQPMKRELVSLQPYVVLFHNFISAAEAQSIKDCAMPGLRRSVVASGANQATADYRISKSAWLKDSAHPTISNVDRRITLLTGLNVQLPYAEHLQVVNYGIGGHYEPHFDHATSTSSPLYRFNSGNRMATFMIYLSSVEAGGSTAFIYANFSVPVVENSALFWWNLHRNGQGNGDTLHAGCPVLVGDKWVANKWVHEYGQEFQRRCSSDPEE, encoded by the exons ATGTTAGCAGTGTTTGGTTCGCGCTTGTTttccttgtgttttgtgttcattGTAGCTCAGGAATCACTTGGGGAGATGTATACTTCAATGTTGAGCGTAAAGCAGGCGATTTTATCAGAGAGGAAACTCATTGGTTATTTGAGAACCTACTTAGACCATGAAACGGAAAGACTGGAGGATATTAGAAG GTTCTATTTAAAGGTTTCGGCATTTCACAGTGAGAGACACAACAAATTAGCACCTGCCATTGCTAACCCTTTGATGGCGTTTACACTCATAAAGAGGCTGCAGTCTGAGTGGATGAACTTAGTTTACAGCAATGAAGCAGATGAAAACCTTGAAG gattGAGGTTTGGTTACATTCTGACAGAAAGCAGTTTGCCCAAACTAGAGGATCTCCAGGGAGCGGCACAAGGACTGATGAGGATCCAGGATGTCTACGATCTTAAAGTGGAGGGACTAGTGAGAGGTCTCTTCCAGAGGGTCTCCAATGGCAACACAATTGACATATACACACCCACATTGTCCACCCCTCTGTCTGGAGATGACTGCTTCCTTGTTGGAAAG GTTGCCTATGAAGTTGAGGATTATTACCACTCTGTGCAGTGGCTGGAAGAGGCAGTGCGGCTGTTTCGCAGTGTAAACTGGAGCCCAGAGAACGAGGGCACACTGGAAGATGCCCTGGATCATTTAGCCTTCTCTCATTTCAAG ACAGGAAACATCTCGTCAGCACTTAGTCTCTCTCTGGAACTGCTGCGTCATG ATCCCTCAAACAAAAGGGTTCTGCGTAATGTGGAGAAGTATGAGAAACTGATGGTTGAAAATCCACCCATTCTAAGCTCAGGATCAGTTTTAAAGAGGCCTAGTTCCAACTACCTAAGAACCAGGGAGACATATGAAAAACTTTGCCAAACTCAGGGATTGCAG CCAAAACTCTATGAAAATCCTGGACTGTTCTGTGACTATTTCACCAATGGTAATCCTGGTTTGCTCCTGCAACCCATGAAACGTGAGCTTGTCAGCCTGCAGCCTTATGTGGTGCTGTTTCATAATTTCATCTCAGCCGCTGAGGCGCAGAGCATCAAGGACTGTGCAATGCCAGGG CTGAGGAGATCAGTTGTGGCATCAGGGGCAAACCAGGCCACTGCAGACTACCGCATCAGTAAGAG TGCATGGTTAAAAGACTCGGCACACCCCACCATTAGCAACGTGGACCGCCGTATCACTTTGCTGACAGGCCTAAATGTGCAGCTTCCCTATGCTGAGCATCTGCAAGTAGTAAACTATGGTATTGGGGGACACTATGAACCACATTTTGATCATGCAACA TCCACATCCAGCCCTTTGTACAGATTCAATTCTGGTAATCGAATGGCCACATTTATGATATAT CTCAGTTCTGTGGAAGCAGGAGGATCCACGGCCTTCATCTACGCCAACTTCAGTGTTCCAGTAGTGGAG AATAGTGCACTCTTCTGGTGGAACCTACATAGAAATGGCCAAGGCAACGGAGACACTCTGCATGCAGGTTGTCCTGTCCTTGTTGGCGATAAATGGG TGGCGAACAAATGGGTGCATGAGTATGGGCAGGAGTTCCAGAGGCGCTGTAGTTCAGACCCTGAAGAGTGA